The following proteins come from a genomic window of Blastococcus sp. HT6-30:
- the rnpA gene encoding ribonuclease P protein component, which translates to MLPAQARLRRRPDFTAVVRSGRRAGRPTMVLHLLSERPEQPTGDHPSPVAARAGFVVGKSVGNSVVRHRVTRRLRAVVRAELGRLPAGADLVVRARPEAATADSAVLHRDLSAGLDRLLGDRARAR; encoded by the coding sequence GTGCTGCCTGCGCAGGCACGCCTGCGCCGGCGCCCGGATTTCACCGCGGTCGTCCGTTCCGGCCGGCGCGCCGGGCGGCCGACCATGGTGCTGCACCTCCTTTCCGAACGGCCCGAGCAGCCGACCGGCGACCACCCGTCGCCGGTGGCTGCGCGGGCCGGTTTCGTGGTGGGCAAGAGCGTGGGCAACTCGGTGGTCCGCCACCGGGTGACCCGTCGCCTGCGGGCCGTCGTCCGGGCCGAACTCGGCCGGCTCCCGGCCGGTGCCGACCTGGTGGTCCGGGCCCGTCCGGAGGCCGCGACCGCGGACTCCGCCGTGTTGCACCGCGACCTGTCCGCAGGCCTGGACCGGTT
- the rpmH gene encoding 50S ribosomal protein L34, producing MSKRTFQPNNRRRSKTHGFRLRMRTRAGRAILATRRRKGREKLSA from the coding sequence GTGAGCAAGCGCACGTTCCAGCCGAACAACCGTCGCCGGTCCAAGACCCACGGCTTCCGGCTGCGGATGCGGACCCGCGCGGGCCGGGCGATCCTCGCCACCCGTCGGCGCAAGGGCCGCGAGAAGCTCTCCGCCTGA